A window of the Radiobacillus deserti genome harbors these coding sequences:
- a CDS encoding YitT family protein — protein MPPMLVHAIEYSLVILGSFFVAVAFNVFLLPHEVASGGVAGISTITKAVFGWEPSVVQWALNIPLFIAGIFLLGMSFGAKTLVGTVILPFFVFLTKDFPSVASEPLLGAIFGGMGVGLGLGIVFRGRASTGGIDLAAQIFHKFIPLPLSICVAIFDGMIVTTAAFVFSIEQGLYALIGLFVTSKTIDFVQVGMNTSKNVLIITKEVQEVRKALLQDVDRGVTVLQGTGGYTNEERQVMMCVVARGEFSKVTKLVRAIDSDAFVVVMNATEVLGEGFKTN, from the coding sequence ATGCCGCCGATGTTGGTTCATGCTATAGAATATAGTTTAGTTATACTAGGTTCTTTTTTTGTAGCGGTTGCCTTTAATGTTTTTTTACTACCGCATGAGGTTGCTTCTGGCGGAGTGGCAGGAATAAGTACGATTACGAAAGCAGTTTTCGGTTGGGAGCCCTCTGTTGTACAATGGGCGTTAAATATTCCGCTGTTTATTGCAGGGATATTTCTTTTAGGGATGAGCTTTGGTGCTAAAACATTGGTTGGAACGGTTATATTGCCATTTTTTGTTTTTCTAACGAAGGACTTTCCTTCCGTAGCATCGGAGCCCTTACTTGGAGCCATTTTTGGTGGAATGGGGGTAGGACTAGGTCTTGGCATTGTGTTTCGTGGCCGAGCTTCTACTGGAGGGATTGATTTAGCCGCTCAAATCTTCCACAAATTTATTCCCCTACCTCTTTCAATCTGTGTTGCCATATTTGATGGAATGATTGTAACGACGGCAGCTTTTGTTTTCTCGATTGAACAAGGTTTGTACGCACTGATTGGTCTGTTTGTTACGAGTAAGACCATTGATTTTGTTCAGGTTGGAATGAATACATCCAAAAATGTCTTGATTATCACCAAGGAAGTGCAGGAAGTTCGCAAAGCGTTACTGCAGGATGTGGATCGCGGTGTCACAGTTTTACAGGGAACTGGTGGATATACGAATGAAGAGAGACAAGTTATGATGTGTGTAGTTGCACGTGGAGAGTTTTCAAAAGTTACGAAGCTCGTACGGGCAATCGATAGTGATGCCTTCGTGGTCGTAATGAATGCAACAGAAGTATTAGGAGAAGGATTTAAAACAAACTAA
- the galU gene encoding UTP--glucose-1-phosphate uridylyltransferase GalU, with protein sequence MKIRKAIIPAAGLGTRFLPATKAMPKEMLPVIDKPTIQYIVEEAIESGIEDLIIVTGKGKRAIEDHFDHAFELEDNLYKKGKLDLLEQITQTAKVDIHYIRQKEPKGLGHAIWCARKFIGDEPFAVLLGDDIVQAETPCLKQLIDEYETNESSIIGIKEVSDEETKRYGIIAPESQTNRTYKIKHLVEKPLEGTAPSRLAIMGRYILTPEILPILEQQEIGTGGEIQLTDALEKLSKIQPIYGYEFEGKRYDVGDKLGFIQTTLEMALAREDMQKDIMNMLNQIMENHKLKS encoded by the coding sequence ATGAAAATCCGTAAAGCGATTATTCCAGCAGCTGGGTTAGGAACTAGATTTTTGCCGGCGACGAAAGCGATGCCGAAAGAGATGTTACCTGTTATTGATAAACCGACCATCCAATACATCGTAGAAGAAGCCATAGAGTCTGGAATTGAAGATCTTATTATTGTAACGGGTAAAGGGAAACGTGCGATTGAAGATCATTTCGATCACGCTTTTGAGTTAGAGGATAATTTATATAAAAAAGGGAAACTCGATCTGTTAGAACAAATTACACAAACTGCAAAAGTAGATATTCACTATATTCGACAAAAGGAACCGAAAGGGCTGGGACATGCAATATGGTGTGCTCGCAAATTTATCGGTGATGAACCATTTGCAGTTTTACTTGGGGATGATATTGTTCAAGCTGAGACACCTTGTCTAAAACAGCTAATAGATGAGTATGAAACCAATGAATCCAGTATTATAGGTATTAAAGAAGTCTCTGATGAGGAAACGAAGCGGTATGGCATCATTGCTCCTGAGTCTCAAACCAATAGAACGTACAAAATAAAACACTTGGTTGAGAAACCTTTAGAGGGCACTGCGCCTTCACGGCTTGCGATTATGGGGAGGTATATCTTGACACCAGAGATATTGCCAATCTTAGAGCAACAGGAGATAGGCACAGGGGGAGAGATTCAATTAACCGATGCGCTCGAAAAACTATCCAAAATTCAGCCTATTTACGGATATGAATTTGAAGGGAAAAGGTATGACGTAGGAGATAAACTAGGATTTATTCAAACCACGTTAGAAATGGCTTTGGCTAGAGAAGATATGCAAAAAGATATTATGAATATGCTGAATCAGATCATGGAAAATCATAAGTTGAAGAGCTAG
- the prfB gene encoding peptide chain release factor 2 (programmed frameshift): MELVEIKQELDKMAKRLADFRGSLDLEQKRTRIAELEEAMADPSFWDDQQAAQKVINEVNGLKELVNSFDEHVETHENLDVSYELVKEEADEDLRLELEEEVQTLTKALNDFELMILLSEPYDKNNAILELHPGAGGTESQDWASMLLRMYTRWAESKQFKVETLDYLPGEEAGVKSVTLLIKGHNAYGYLKAEKGVHRLVRISPFDSSGRRHTSFVSCEVMPELDDDIDIDVKTEDLKIDTYRSSGAGGQHVNTTDSAVRITHLPTNTVVTCQSERSQIKNREQAMKMLKAKLYQLEIEKQQQELNEIRGEQKEIGWGSQIRSYVFHPYSMVKDHRTNHEIGNTQAVMDGDIDPFIDAYLRSTMN; the protein is encoded by the exons ATGGAATTAGTAGAAATAAAGCAAGAATTAGACAAAATGGCTAAGCGATTAGCGGACTTTAGGGGGTCTCTT GACTTAGAACAAAAGAGAACCCGTATTGCAGAACTAGAAGAGGCAATGGCAGACCCAAGCTTTTGGGATGACCAGCAAGCAGCACAAAAAGTTATTAATGAAGTGAATGGTTTAAAAGAACTAGTAAATAGCTTTGACGAGCACGTAGAAACGCATGAAAATTTAGATGTTTCGTATGAGCTTGTAAAAGAAGAAGCAGATGAAGATCTTCGTCTCGAGCTAGAAGAAGAAGTTCAAACCTTAACGAAGGCCTTAAATGACTTTGAATTAATGATTTTATTAAGTGAACCCTATGATAAGAATAATGCAATTTTAGAACTGCATCCTGGTGCTGGTGGAACAGAGTCACAAGACTGGGCGAGTATGCTTCTTCGCATGTACACAAGATGGGCAGAATCTAAGCAGTTTAAAGTAGAAACATTAGATTACCTTCCGGGAGAAGAAGCTGGAGTGAAGAGTGTTACACTTCTTATTAAAGGGCATAATGCGTATGGTTATTTGAAAGCAGAAAAAGGTGTACATCGTCTTGTAAGAATCTCTCCGTTTGATTCATCTGGACGTCGACACACATCCTTTGTATCCTGTGAAGTAATGCCAGAGCTGGATGACGACATCGATATTGACGTAAAAACAGAAGACTTAAAAATTGATACCTATCGCTCTAGTGGAGCTGGTGGACAGCACGTAAATACAACCGACTCTGCAGTGCGGATTACACACCTTCCGACGAATACAGTAGTAACGTGTCAGTCAGAACGTTCGCAAATTAAAAACAGAGAACAAGCAATGAAAATGCTGAAAGCAAAGCTTTATCAATTAGAAATTGAAAAGCAGCAGCAAGAACTCAATGAAATTCGCGGGGAGCAAAAAGAAATCGGCTGGGGAAGTCAAATCCGATCTTATGTATTCCATCCATATTCCATGGTAAAGGATCATCGAACGAATCATGAAATTGGTAATACACAAGCAGTAATGGATGGCGATATTGACCCGTTTATCGATGCGTATCTGCGCTCCACTATGAATTAA
- the secA gene encoding preprotein translocase subunit SecA: MRGLLKKVFGDGNQRQLHNMQKQVDEIEALEPQFEKLTDDELRAKTEEFKQRYQNGESLDDLLVEAYAVVREGSKRVLNMRPYQVQILGAIALHEGNISEMKTGEGKTLASTMPAYLNALTGKGVHIVTVNEYLAERDAREMGQLYEFLGLTVGFNSNGMNKEQKRESYAADITYGTNNEYGFDYLRDNMVLYKEQMVQRPLHFAIIDEVDSILIDEARTPLIISGTAQKSAALYQQANAFVRTLKNEEDYTYDEKTKGVQLTEEGINKAERAFGIENLFDLKHVTLTHHINQGLKAHVAMHRDTDYVVEDGEVVIVDQFTGRLMKGRRYSDGLHQAIEAKEGLQIQNESMTLASITFQNFFRMYEKLAGMTGTAKTEEEEFRNIYNMDVVVIPTNKPIIRNDRPDLIFKSMDGKFRAVVEDIKERNQKGQPVLVGTVAVETSELIAKYLKKAGIKHNVLNAKNHYREAEIIENAGQPGAVTIATNMAGRGTDIKLGEGVKELGGLAVIGTERHESRRIDNQLRGRSGRQGDPGETQFYLSMEDELMRRFGSDNMKNMMDRLGMDDSQPIESKMVSRAVESAQKRVEGNNFDARKTILSYDDVLRQQREIIYKQRFDVIDSDNLREIIEQMLKTTIERVVSLHTQDDDDDDWDIVSIVEYLQANLLDAGDIKVEDLQGKDPEEMIELIYNKVTEKYDQKEEELTEEQMREFEKVILLRTVDTKWMDHIDQMDQLRQGIHLRAYGQNDPLREYQLEGYTMFEEMIASIEEEVSRYVMKAQIRENLQREQVVKDTQAVSGDQEKKKVKRPFVKTEDVGRNDPCPCGSGKKYKQCHGKA; this comes from the coding sequence ATGCGTGGACTACTAAAAAAAGTGTTTGGGGATGGCAACCAACGTCAGCTCCATAACATGCAGAAGCAAGTAGATGAAATAGAAGCACTAGAACCACAGTTTGAAAAGCTAACGGATGATGAGTTGCGAGCCAAAACAGAAGAGTTTAAGCAAAGGTACCAAAATGGGGAAAGCTTGGATGACCTGTTAGTAGAGGCTTATGCTGTCGTTCGTGAAGGTTCTAAGCGTGTCTTGAATATGCGTCCTTATCAAGTACAGATTCTTGGGGCGATTGCTCTACATGAAGGAAATATTTCAGAAATGAAGACAGGGGAGGGGAAAACCCTTGCTTCTACTATGCCAGCCTATTTAAATGCATTAACTGGCAAAGGAGTACACATCGTTACAGTAAACGAATATTTGGCAGAACGTGATGCAAGAGAAATGGGACAGCTGTATGAATTCTTAGGCTTAACAGTAGGATTCAATAGTAACGGCATGAATAAAGAGCAAAAACGCGAGTCCTACGCAGCTGATATTACGTATGGTACAAATAATGAATATGGCTTTGACTATTTGCGTGACAATATGGTGCTTTACAAAGAACAAATGGTTCAGCGCCCATTGCACTTCGCAATTATTGATGAGGTGGACTCCATCTTAATCGATGAAGCGAGAACACCATTAATTATTTCTGGTACGGCACAAAAGTCTGCAGCTTTGTATCAACAAGCAAATGCTTTTGTACGTACGTTAAAAAATGAAGAAGACTACACATATGATGAAAAAACAAAAGGCGTTCAGCTTACGGAAGAAGGCATTAATAAAGCGGAGCGTGCTTTTGGTATTGAAAACTTATTCGACTTGAAGCATGTTACGTTAACCCACCATATTAATCAAGGGTTAAAAGCGCACGTTGCTATGCATCGTGATACGGATTACGTAGTCGAAGACGGAGAAGTTGTCATTGTCGATCAGTTTACCGGACGTTTGATGAAAGGTCGTCGCTACAGTGATGGACTTCACCAAGCAATTGAAGCGAAGGAAGGCTTGCAGATTCAAAATGAAAGCATGACGTTAGCGTCTATAACATTCCAAAACTTCTTCCGTATGTATGAAAAGCTTGCCGGGATGACCGGTACGGCCAAGACGGAGGAGGAGGAATTCAGAAACATCTATAACATGGATGTTGTCGTCATCCCTACGAACAAGCCGATTATTCGGAATGACCGTCCAGATTTGATTTTTAAATCGATGGATGGAAAGTTCCGTGCTGTTGTCGAAGATATTAAAGAGCGTAATCAAAAAGGACAACCTGTCCTCGTTGGTACAGTGGCGGTTGAGACGTCTGAGTTAATTGCGAAGTATTTGAAAAAAGCAGGGATTAAGCACAATGTTTTGAATGCGAAAAACCACTACCGTGAAGCGGAAATCATTGAGAATGCTGGGCAACCAGGTGCGGTAACCATTGCAACGAATATGGCTGGTCGTGGTACCGATATTAAACTAGGTGAAGGTGTAAAGGAGCTTGGTGGTCTAGCTGTTATCGGAACAGAACGCCATGAATCTCGTCGTATTGACAACCAGCTCCGTGGTCGTTCTGGTCGTCAAGGAGATCCAGGGGAAACCCAATTCTACCTGTCCATGGAAGACGAGTTAATGCGCCGTTTTGGATCAGATAACATGAAAAACATGATGGATCGTCTTGGGATGGATGATAGTCAACCCATTGAAAGTAAGATGGTATCCCGTGCGGTAGAATCAGCACAAAAACGTGTGGAAGGAAATAACTTTGATGCACGTAAAACGATTCTTTCGTATGATGATGTATTACGCCAACAACGTGAAATCATCTACAAGCAACGCTTTGACGTTATTGATTCCGATAATCTTCGGGAAATTATTGAGCAAATGCTTAAAACTACAATTGAGCGTGTAGTATCTCTTCATACACAAGATGACGATGACGACGATTGGGATATTGTGAGCATTGTCGAATATCTTCAAGCGAATTTGTTAGATGCTGGAGATATTAAAGTGGAGGACTTACAAGGAAAAGATCCGGAAGAAATGATAGAGCTTATTTACAATAAAGTAACTGAGAAATACGATCAAAAAGAAGAAGAATTGACCGAAGAACAAATGCGTGAGTTTGAAAAAGTAATTCTTCTTCGTACTGTGGACACGAAATGGATGGATCATATCGACCAAATGGATCAGCTTCGTCAAGGGATTCATTTAAGAGCATACGGACAAAACGATCCATTGCGTGAATATCAATTGGAAGGCTACACCATGTTTGAAGAAATGATCGCTTCCATTGAAGAAGAGGTTTCTCGTTACGTGATGAAAGCACAAATTCGTGAGAACCTTCAACGCGAACAAGTAGTGAAGGATACACAAGCTGTTTCAGGGGACCAAGAAAAGAAAAAAGTAAAGCGTCCTTTCGTAAAAACAGAAGATGTAGGACGTAATGATCCATGCCCGTGTGGTAGCGGCAAAAAGTACAAACAATGTCACGGAAAAGCATAA
- the hpf gene encoding ribosome hibernation-promoting factor, HPF/YfiA family produces the protein MKYNIRGENVEVTAPIREYVKKKIGKLERYFETPPTSDVNVNIHVHNDEQQIEVTIPMTNLLLRAEERHTDLYAAIDLVLDKLERQIRKYKTKVNRKFRQNGAPKYAFAQMEKEAKVAVQEDESDDIEIVRTKRFNLKPMDSEEAVLQMDMLGHEFFVFKDATTGDTNVVYKRRDGRYGLIEPS, from the coding sequence ATGAAGTACAACATTCGTGGTGAAAACGTAGAGGTTACTGCTCCAATTCGTGAATACGTGAAAAAGAAGATTGGTAAGCTGGAACGTTACTTTGAAACTCCTCCTACTTCTGATGTAAATGTCAATATCCATGTTCATAATGATGAACAACAAATCGAGGTTACGATTCCAATGACGAACTTATTGCTTCGTGCAGAGGAACGCCATACTGATTTGTATGCAGCAATAGATCTAGTATTAGATAAGTTAGAGCGACAAATTCGAAAATATAAAACGAAGGTTAATCGTAAATTCCGGCAAAACGGTGCTCCAAAGTATGCATTTGCACAAATGGAGAAGGAAGCTAAAGTAGCCGTTCAGGAAGATGAAAGCGATGATATTGAAATCGTTCGTACGAAGCGATTCAATTTAAAACCGATGGATTCTGAAGAAGCGGTATTGCAAATGGACATGTTAGGACATGAATTCTTTGTCTTTAAAGATGCTACAACAGGGGATACTAATGTGGTGTATAAAAGAAGAGATGGCCGTTACGGCTTAATTGAACCTAGTTAA
- a CDS encoding DUF4190 domain-containing protein: protein MADEEKQSPQQVNPKAITSLVLGITSIVIPYIGLILGIIGIVFANKATAEMEKLNHSGKGLNVAGLVTSVIGTVLWAFVLILVVIGFSLIEGY, encoded by the coding sequence ATGGCTGATGAAGAAAAACAAAGCCCTCAACAAGTTAATCCAAAAGCAATTACTTCTCTTGTGTTAGGAATAACCTCTATCGTTATTCCTTATATCGGGTTGATTTTAGGGATTATCGGGATTGTATTTGCGAATAAGGCAACGGCTGAAATGGAAAAACTGAATCATTCTGGAAAAGGGTTGAATGTCGCAGGGCTTGTGACTAGTGTGATTGGTACGGTTTTGTGGGCGTTTGTGTTGATACTGGTGGTGATTGGGTTTAGTTTGATTGAAGGGTATTGA
- a CDS encoding flagellar protein FliT, producing the protein MSSVKVLFDVTKQMCNKLEGSSTKDKELLIDEINTFIDQRDKLIVSIKAPYSDEEKALGKQINEMDKKIQIKFESLLNELKNSMKNVQNQKSGNKKYLNPYGNISSSDGVFFDKRN; encoded by the coding sequence ATGAGCTCAGTAAAGGTTTTGTTTGATGTTACCAAGCAAATGTGTAATAAACTTGAGGGTTCTTCTACAAAGGATAAAGAGTTGTTGATTGATGAAATCAATACGTTTATTGATCAAAGAGATAAATTAATAGTGTCTATAAAAGCACCTTATTCAGATGAAGAGAAGGCTTTAGGAAAACAAATTAATGAAATGGATAAAAAAATCCAAATAAAGTTTGAATCTCTACTTAATGAATTAAAAAACTCTATGAAAAATGTCCAAAATCAGAAATCTGGTAATAAGAAGTATTTAAATCCATATGGTAATATATCTAGTTCAGACGGTGTATTTTTCGATAAAAGGAACTGA
- the fliS gene encoding flagellar export chaperone FliS, which translates to MVANPYATQAYQNNSINTASPGELTLMLYKGCEKFIKLAKKGVEEGNHEVKNVNIQKAQKIISELMVTLDKSYEISNQILPLYDYMNRRLIDANVKNDISILEEVEGLVSEFTETWTEVIRKNRQKQFGNGGNA; encoded by the coding sequence ATGGTGGCTAATCCTTATGCAACTCAGGCCTATCAGAATAATTCAATAAATACAGCTTCACCAGGTGAGTTAACACTTATGTTATATAAAGGCTGTGAGAAATTCATAAAGTTGGCTAAAAAAGGTGTAGAAGAAGGAAATCACGAGGTTAAAAATGTCAATATTCAAAAGGCTCAAAAAATCATCAGTGAGCTAATGGTTACTTTGGATAAAAGCTATGAGATTTCGAATCAAATACTACCACTATATGACTATATGAATAGAAGATTAATTGATGCTAATGTAAAAAATGACATTTCTATCTTAGAAGAAGTAGAAGGCTTAGTTTCAGAGTTTACAGAAACTTGGACTGAAGTTATCCGTAAAAATAGACAGAAACAGTTTGGTAATGGCGGAAATGCCTAA
- the fliD gene encoding flagellar filament capping protein FliD, whose product MSSNLRIGGLASGMDIDSLVNDLMKAERLPLQKMEQDRTWLTWQRDAYRDVSSLFLELDQLTFDMKLSSAYNTKNVSSSNETYLSATASATAANGVHTISNVNVATAAYNISYLDDPTKGISGTTKIDPTKSIWSQKNNFGDASMADVAAGGIWKKKTFTNSDIAVTTEGASFKLQKGALDEAFLSGKTIEVVDAQNTSKQYNIVTDPSATLGTGDVFVNTGTGEIKFGENLAKGSTIKGQDYEHYTVSFSITTYDEKGNPINDSTNTDGDFDFEFNGNTSLNQIMTEISNSNAGVSAFYDTASDKVSFQRKNTGNLNEAGVEMAFSGAFLTGALGMDSLKEQKGTDASFTIDGLATTRKSNTFDINGVSITLKDNMPAGTNVTVSVQNDTEAAYDNIKKFVDKYNEVIEKLNGMVSEEKYRDYKPLTDEQKEDMSDKEIELWEEKAKSGLLRNDSIVESTLSDMRRAWYSEVSTGDVYSHLTAVGIETSSSYLENGKLVINESKLKSALSEDPEAVQKLFSNTSTDDSRGLINRLEDVLQKSVDRIEEKAGKSTSTLQQYTMGKRLDDLNDRIYRFEDRLIQVENRYWSQFSAMEAAINRMNQQSAYLMSQFAG is encoded by the coding sequence ATGTCAAGTAATTTACGAATAGGTGGGCTTGCATCAGGGATGGATATTGATTCACTAGTAAACGATCTTATGAAAGCTGAACGTCTTCCTTTGCAAAAAATGGAGCAAGATCGAACATGGTTGACCTGGCAAAGAGATGCTTATAGAGATGTTAGTTCCTTGTTTTTAGAGTTAGATCAGCTAACCTTTGATATGAAGCTTTCTAGTGCATATAATACAAAAAATGTTAGTTCATCTAATGAAACATACTTATCTGCAACCGCATCAGCTACTGCAGCAAACGGAGTCCATACAATATCTAATGTAAATGTTGCAACAGCTGCATACAACATTAGTTATTTAGATGATCCTACGAAAGGAATATCTGGGACAACTAAGATTGATCCAACAAAAAGTATTTGGTCGCAAAAAAATAACTTTGGTGATGCTTCTATGGCTGATGTGGCTGCTGGTGGTATCTGGAAAAAGAAAACTTTTACAAATTCGGACATTGCTGTTACCACAGAAGGAGCATCTTTTAAACTCCAAAAAGGTGCATTAGATGAAGCGTTTTTGAGTGGTAAAACAATTGAAGTGGTGGATGCCCAGAACACTTCTAAGCAATATAATATTGTAACAGATCCTAGTGCGACACTGGGTACTGGAGACGTTTTTGTAAACACGGGGACTGGTGAAATCAAGTTTGGAGAGAACTTGGCTAAAGGAAGTACAATAAAGGGACAAGACTATGAACACTACACAGTATCTTTTTCAATAACAACCTACGATGAAAAAGGTAACCCAATCAATGATAGTACGAATACAGATGGGGATTTTGATTTTGAGTTTAATGGTAATACTTCATTAAATCAAATCATGACTGAAATAAGTAACTCAAATGCAGGTGTGTCGGCATTTTATGACACTGCATCAGATAAAGTAAGCTTCCAGCGCAAAAATACTGGTAATTTAAATGAAGCTGGAGTTGAGATGGCTTTCTCTGGAGCTTTTTTAACTGGAGCTTTAGGCATGGATTCATTGAAAGAGCAGAAAGGAACAGATGCTAGTTTTACTATTGATGGCTTGGCAACTACTAGAAAATCAAACACATTTGATATTAATGGAGTATCTATTACTTTAAAGGATAATATGCCGGCTGGAACAAATGTAACTGTGAGTGTACAAAATGATACCGAAGCCGCTTATGACAATATTAAGAAATTTGTGGATAAGTATAATGAAGTCATTGAGAAGTTAAATGGAATGGTATCTGAAGAAAAATATAGAGACTACAAACCATTGACAGATGAACAAAAGGAAGATATGTCTGATAAAGAAATAGAGCTTTGGGAAGAAAAAGCAAAAAGTGGGCTGCTTCGTAATGATAGCATAGTAGAAAGTACACTTTCTGATATGAGAAGAGCATGGTACAGTGAAGTATCTACGGGTGATGTTTACTCGCACTTAACAGCGGTAGGGATTGAGACATCATCTAGTTATCTAGAGAATGGAAAACTAGTGATAAATGAGTCGAAGTTAAAATCTGCATTATCAGAAGACCCGGAAGCAGTACAAAAACTGTTTAGTAATACTTCCACTGATGATAGTAGAGGCTTGATTAATCGATTAGAAGATGTTTTGCAAAAATCTGTTGATAGAATCGAGGAAAAAGCAGGAAAATCCACTTCAACTTTACAGCAATATACAATGGGTAAAAGATTGGACGATTTGAACGATCGAATATATCGTTTTGAAGATCGATTAATTCAAGTGGAAAATCGTTACTGGAGCCAATTTTCAGCGATGGAAGCTGCAATAAATCGAATGAATCAACAATCCGCTTATTTAATGTCTCAATTTGCAGGTTAA
- the flaG gene encoding flagellar protein FlaG, with protein sequence MEISNGMYSSQLLQRSSNSEQNVSTRNETVAEVQKDFSVNEDTGLEKVDKQQVKDITEKFNNFLDPNKTALKFQFHDKLDEYYVTIINPETKEVLKEIPPKKLLDVYAAMAEFMGFIVDEKI encoded by the coding sequence ATGGAGATAAGTAATGGCATGTATAGTTCTCAACTCTTGCAAAGGTCATCAAACAGCGAACAAAACGTTTCAACTAGAAATGAAACCGTTGCAGAGGTTCAGAAGGATTTCTCAGTAAACGAAGATACAGGATTAGAAAAAGTAGATAAACAGCAAGTAAAGGACATAACAGAGAAGTTTAACAATTTTTTAGATCCTAATAAAACGGCTCTAAAGTTCCAATTCCATGACAAATTAGATGAATACTACGTTACAATTATAAACCCCGAAACGAAAGAGGTTCTTAAAGAGATTCCTCCAAAAAAGCTTTTGGATGTATATGCAGCTATGGCAGAATTCATGGGGTTTATCGTGGATGAGAAAATTTAG